One window of the Leptospira koniambonensis genome contains the following:
- a CDS encoding class II aldolase/adducin family protein, producing the protein MEIDKAKKIVRDTGIRLVRSGLIARTWGNISQRIDENYFAITPTGRTYEDLTPEEIVQVNIEDLTHIGKIKPSYEKGLHSAAYKLRPNIGAVIHTHQLQAAVVAAARKDVPVLNPQMKKIIGGPVLCTNYSLPGTKKLITMAISALDKSGSKAVLLANHGTLCVGKDMEDAFQVALELERVCQLFIEKEFLKVSGYKKGDRDSIRSWYLKNYGLVKSA; encoded by the coding sequence ATGGAAATAGATAAGGCCAAAAAAATCGTTCGAGATACCGGGATCCGCCTTGTAAGGTCCGGACTTATTGCAAGAACTTGGGGAAATATCAGCCAACGTATTGATGAGAATTATTTTGCAATCACTCCTACTGGCAGGACTTATGAAGATCTAACTCCGGAAGAGATCGTGCAAGTAAACATTGAAGATCTGACTCATATCGGAAAGATCAAACCTTCGTATGAGAAAGGACTTCATTCTGCGGCATACAAACTTCGCCCAAATATTGGTGCTGTAATTCATACTCACCAACTGCAAGCCGCAGTGGTTGCCGCAGCAAGAAAGGATGTTCCTGTTCTAAATCCTCAGATGAAAAAAATCATTGGAGGACCTGTACTTTGTACTAACTATTCTCTTCCTGGAACTAAAAAACTGATCACTATGGCAATCTCTGCATTGGATAAATCAGGAAGTAAGGCAGTACTTTTAGCAAACCACGGAACTCTTTGTGTGGGAAAAGATATGGAAGATGCTTTCCAAGTTGCACTTGAATTGGAAAGAGTCTGCCAACTATTCATTGAAAAAGAATTCTTAAAAGTCTCCGGTTACAAAAAAGGAGACAGAGATTCCATCCGTTCTTGGTATCTCAAAAACTATGGACTGGTAAAATCAGCATGA
- a CDS encoding TetR/AcrR family transcriptional regulator, protein MAEFTSSKYNRDTFDKIPEEKRTRILSVAIAEFANRGFNNANTNIIAKKAGISVGSLYKYFDTKEDFFLTAVGYGIHQLEKTLEEVLSEESDLFGKIERILRIIQKHSRENRDIIRLYNEITAEGNSELIRGLSSDMESVSAKVYTSLLAEAKKSGSVGKDVDEKIFAFCIDNLFMILQFSYATEYYRERMKVYLGKDFDNDEKVVKGIMSFIKRALEKK, encoded by the coding sequence GTGGCCGAATTTACCTCTTCAAAATACAATAGAGATACTTTTGATAAGATCCCGGAAGAAAAAAGGACCAGGATACTTTCAGTTGCGATCGCAGAATTTGCAAACCGAGGTTTCAATAATGCGAATACGAATATTATAGCGAAGAAAGCCGGGATCAGCGTTGGGTCCTTATACAAATACTTCGATACAAAAGAGGATTTTTTTCTTACCGCTGTTGGTTACGGGATCCACCAGTTAGAAAAAACTTTAGAAGAAGTCCTTAGCGAAGAAAGTGATCTATTCGGTAAGATTGAAAGAATTCTAAGGATCATCCAAAAACATTCCAGAGAAAATAGAGATATCATCCGTTTATACAACGAGATCACTGCAGAAGGAAATTCAGAATTGATCAGAGGACTTTCCTCTGATATGGAAAGTGTTTCTGCGAAAGTATATACTTCGTTATTGGCAGAGGCGAAGAAGTCCGGGTCTGTTGGTAAAGACGTAGACGAGAAAATTTTTGCATTCTGCATAGATAATCTTTTTATGATACTTCAATTCTCTTATGCGACTGAGTATTATCGAGAAAGAATGAAGGTTTATTTGGGAAAAGACTTTGATAATGATGAGAAGGTCGTAAAAGGGATAATGTCTTTCATTAAAAGGGCTCTGGAGAAGAAGTAG
- a CDS encoding aspartate aminotransferase family protein: MSTGFAISQYPDVKGVYKQLHDLIRQPIRSIKKNEMEKYLQEFFEKKCSKSKTMIAEASEYIPGGVQHNLAFNYPFPLVFTKASGAHLFDLDGNKYIDFLQAGGPTVLGSNPLSIRKKVVKLLETTGPVTGLFHEYELRLAEKIVEHMPSVQMFRMLGSGTEACMASIRVARLATKKKNIVKMGGAYHGWSDQLAYGLRLPGTRHFESHGIPKHVFKYTQEFYPNDLNALERTLKRNRWRGGTAAVILEPIGPESGTRPIDMDFNKGVRELCDKYGALLIFDEVVTAFRIGLSGAQGYYGVTPDLTVFGKVVAGGYPSAGGLGGKKEYMKYLSAGLQTGVKKALIGGTMAANPLSSAAGYYTLLEIEKQKACEKAGRAGDRITAGLQKLIKKYNLPFVAFNQGSICHLETVGTMLLEIDIKKFWKIKSTIHEAHTRKKAMEEMGAAYMAEGIVTLAGSRLYTSAADTDAVIDDALKRFERVFQKVEGV; encoded by the coding sequence ATGTCTACCGGCTTCGCTATTTCTCAATACCCAGACGTAAAAGGGGTTTATAAACAACTTCATGACCTGATTCGCCAGCCAATTCGCTCTATTAAGAAGAATGAGATGGAGAAATACCTTCAGGAATTTTTTGAGAAGAAATGTTCTAAATCCAAAACTATGATCGCGGAAGCCTCCGAATACATTCCTGGCGGAGTTCAGCATAATCTCGCATTCAATTATCCATTCCCTCTTGTTTTCACTAAAGCTTCTGGCGCACATTTATTTGATCTTGATGGAAACAAATACATAGACTTCTTACAAGCGGGAGGTCCTACAGTTTTAGGAAGTAACCCTCTTAGTATTCGTAAGAAGGTTGTTAAACTTCTGGAAACAACAGGACCAGTGACTGGTTTATTCCATGAGTATGAGTTAAGACTTGCGGAGAAGATTGTGGAGCATATGCCTTCTGTACAAATGTTCCGTATGTTAGGATCTGGAACGGAAGCTTGTATGGCTTCTATCCGAGTTGCAAGGCTTGCTACTAAAAAGAAAAATATCGTTAAGATGGGCGGGGCTTATCACGGTTGGAGTGATCAGTTAGCTTATGGACTTCGTCTTCCAGGCACAAGACATTTTGAATCTCATGGAATTCCTAAACATGTTTTCAAATATACTCAAGAATTCTATCCAAATGACCTAAACGCATTAGAAAGAACCTTAAAAAGAAATCGTTGGAGAGGCGGCACTGCGGCAGTTATCCTGGAGCCAATTGGACCAGAAAGTGGAACTCGCCCTATAGACATGGATTTCAATAAAGGAGTCAGAGAACTTTGCGATAAGTATGGAGCATTACTAATTTTTGATGAAGTTGTGACTGCATTCCGTATCGGCCTAAGCGGCGCTCAAGGTTATTACGGAGTCACTCCAGATCTAACTGTATTCGGTAAAGTGGTTGCTGGTGGTTACCCTTCTGCCGGCGGATTGGGTGGAAAGAAAGAATACATGAAGTATCTTTCTGCGGGACTTCAAACAGGTGTCAAAAAAGCACTGATCGGTGGGACCATGGCAGCAAACCCTCTTAGCTCCGCTGCAGGTTATTACACTCTTCTTGAGATCGAAAAACAAAAGGCCTGCGAAAAAGCAGGAAGAGCGGGAGATAGGATCACTGCTGGTTTACAAAAATTAATTAAGAAGTATAATCTACCTTTCGTGGCATTTAACCAAGGATCTATCTGCCATTTGGAAACTGTTGGAACCATGCTTTTAGAGATTGATATCAAAAAATTCTGGAAGATCAAATCCACAATTCACGAAGCTCATACTCGTAAAAAAGCGATGGAAGAAATGGGAGCGGCTTACATGGCAGAAGGTATCGTTACTCTTGCAGGAAGCCGCTTATATACGAGCGCTGCTGATACAGATGCTGTGATTGATGACGCATTAAAAAGATTCGAAAGAGTGTTCCAAAAAGTCGAAGGTGTATAA